In a genomic window of Desulfurobacterium atlanticum:
- a CDS encoding sigma-54 interaction domain-containing protein: MKKEERLNLIMNLIYNTAKMINGYENTDKALKTITFRLGAEINCERIYLLIKDPISNVLTGRYGFNISDKELSRLSYSIGEGIIGKTFRTGLPSFIPDISTEPEFLRKLRGGIKEEDKGLSFICIPVKHRKKIVGIIGVEFKKENIPLTINELTTLMKMVSDIIGAAVNKYGKLKAENELLKTENIRLKAELETNYQIDNVVAVNKQMQKILKDVKKIAQTDVTVLLRGESGTGKEVLAKAIHFNSRRKNKPFIAINCAALPESLIEAELFGYEKGAFTGASSLKKGKFELANGGTIFLDEIGDMPFELQAKLLRVLQEKEITRLGGNKPIKVDVRIIAATNRNLEKMVSEGKFREDLYYRLSVVSIYIPPLRDRKDDIPALTEFILQKLSERHKRKFSIAPETFSLLMKCDWPGNVRQLENCLERAVIFSDSNTLKPENFPCYEGKPCPLSSIIPFGSRKTETGREVESAVLIQKRKPFEKPSPEEEKRLIEDALRKTGFCQAKAARLLGMTPRQINYRIKKYNIKIPKI, encoded by the coding sequence ATGAAAAAAGAGGAACGGCTAAATTTAATAATGAACCTTATCTACAACACTGCCAAAATGATAAATGGATATGAAAATACAGATAAAGCTTTAAAAACTATTACTTTCAGACTCGGAGCGGAAATAAACTGTGAAAGAATTTACCTTCTAATAAAGGACCCTATAAGCAATGTCCTGACAGGCCGTTACGGATTCAACATATCAGATAAAGAGCTCTCCCGCCTCTCATACTCCATAGGTGAAGGAATAATAGGCAAAACGTTTAGAACAGGATTACCATCTTTCATTCCTGACATATCAACCGAGCCGGAATTTTTAAGAAAATTAAGAGGCGGAATAAAAGAAGAGGACAAAGGATTATCTTTTATCTGTATCCCTGTTAAACACAGAAAAAAAATTGTTGGAATTATAGGTGTTGAATTTAAAAAAGAGAACATTCCACTCACAATAAACGAACTGACCACCCTGATGAAGATGGTTTCCGACATAATAGGAGCGGCGGTTAACAAATATGGAAAACTAAAAGCGGAAAATGAACTTCTTAAAACGGAAAACATAAGATTGAAAGCCGAACTTGAAACAAACTACCAGATAGACAATGTGGTGGCAGTAAATAAACAGATGCAGAAAATTTTAAAAGATGTAAAGAAAATTGCCCAGACCGACGTAACTGTCCTTTTAAGAGGGGAAAGCGGAACGGGGAAAGAGGTTCTTGCAAAAGCAATCCACTTTAACAGCAGAAGGAAAAATAAACCTTTCATAGCAATAAACTGTGCCGCTCTTCCTGAATCTCTCATAGAAGCTGAACTTTTCGGATATGAAAAGGGAGCTTTCACAGGTGCATCATCTCTTAAAAAAGGAAAATTTGAACTTGCAAACGGAGGAACAATCTTCCTTGATGAGATAGGAGATATGCCTTTTGAACTTCAGGCAAAACTTTTAAGGGTTCTTCAGGAAAAAGAAATCACCCGTCTTGGCGGCAATAAACCGATTAAAGTTGATGTCAGAATAATAGCTGCAACAAACAGGAATCTTGAAAAAATGGTCTCTGAAGGAAAATTCAGAGAAGACTTATACTACAGACTTTCTGTAGTTTCCATATATATTCCGCCTCTGAGAGACAGGAAAGATGATATACCGGCACTTACAGAGTTTATACTTCAGAAACTTTCAGAAAGACATAAGAGGAAATTTTCCATTGCTCCTGAAACCTTCTCTCTCCTTATGAAATGCGACTGGCCCGGAAATGTTAGACAGCTTGAAAACTGCCTTGAAAGAGCTGTAATATTTTCAGACTCAAACACACTTAAACCTGAAAACTTTCCATGTTATGAAGGAAAACCCTGTCCTCTATCATCTATTATTCCATTTGGAAGCAGAAAAACAGAAACAGGAAGAGAAGTTGAATCCGCTGTTTTAATTCAGAAAAGAAAACCTTTTGAAAAACCGTCCCCGGAAGAGGAAAAACGTTTAATAGAAGATGCTCTCAGAAAAACCGGATTCTGCCAGGCAAAAGCTGCAAGATTACTTGGTATGACTCCACGCCAGATAAACTACAGAATAAAAAAATACAATATCAAAATTCCAAAAATTTAA
- the pstB gene encoding phosphate ABC transporter ATP-binding protein PstB translates to MSYVVEISEPAKLQVKNLNFYYGDHKALKNITFDVPELKVTALIGPSGCGKTTLLRCFNRMHDLYPGNRYEGEILFEGKNILDKDVDLIKLRSRIGMVFQKPTAFPMSIFDNVAYGLRLKGIKNRTELADRVEKALKDAALWDEVKDRLNQPASGLSGGQQQRLCIARAIAVEPEVLLFDEPTSALDPISTMKIEELIADLRGKLTIIIVTHNMQQAARVSDYTAFMYVGELIEFNKTDQLFVKPHEKLTEEYITGRFG, encoded by the coding sequence TTGAGTTACGTTGTTGAAATATCAGAACCGGCGAAATTGCAGGTTAAAAATCTTAATTTTTACTACGGAGATCATAAAGCTCTTAAAAATATTACGTTTGATGTGCCAGAGCTCAAAGTAACCGCGCTTATAGGACCTTCCGGATGTGGGAAAACCACACTTTTAAGGTGTTTCAATCGTATGCATGATCTTTATCCAGGTAATAGGTATGAAGGAGAAATACTTTTTGAGGGAAAAAATATTCTTGATAAGGATGTTGATTTGATAAAGCTCAGAAGCCGTATAGGTATGGTTTTCCAGAAACCAACAGCTTTCCCTATGAGTATTTTTGATAATGTTGCTTACGGATTGAGACTTAAGGGAATAAAGAATAGGACAGAACTTGCTGATAGGGTAGAAAAAGCTTTAAAAGATGCTGCTTTATGGGATGAAGTAAAAGATAGGTTAAATCAGCCGGCTTCTGGATTATCCGGTGGACAGCAACAGAGACTCTGTATTGCAAGAGCCATAGCTGTAGAACCTGAAGTGCTCCTTTTTGATGAACCAACGTCAGCTCTTGACCCAATTTCAACCATGAAGATAGAGGAGCTTATAGCAGATCTTAGAGGGAAGCTTACGATAATTATAGTTACCCATAATATGCAGCAGGCGGCAAGGGTTTCTGATTATACTGCGTTTATGTATGTTGGTGAACTTATAGAGTTCAATAAAACAGACCAGCTGTTTGTTAAACCTCATGAGAAGCTTACTGAAGAGTATATTACAGGAAGGTTTGGTTAG
- the pstA gene encoding phosphate ABC transporter permease PstA, with translation MDAFERRKLVNNIIMVLSTLAALFGILWLIWILGTLLYKGASSLSWEAIVGPPPSPSDNTGGLRHAIIGQILIVSVAVVIGVPIGILAGTFLAEYGKGTKLANMARDISDILMSVPSIVIGTFVYAIMVEPLGHFMGISGSVALAIMMLPIIVRTTDDMLNMVPKELREAAYALGATKSKVITSVVFKSAMTGIVTGVILAVARIGGETAPLLFTSFNNNFLTFDMTQPMASLTVTMYDYAMSPYDYWQKLAWAAAILLTAGVLSLNLLGRAFAKWKFKK, from the coding sequence GTGGACGCTTTTGAAAGAAGGAAGCTTGTAAATAATATAATAATGGTTCTTTCTACTCTGGCAGCTCTTTTTGGTATCCTGTGGCTTATATGGATACTTGGTACCTTGCTTTATAAAGGTGCTTCTTCTCTTTCCTGGGAAGCTATAGTTGGACCACCTCCTTCACCAAGCGATAATACAGGTGGTTTAAGACATGCAATTATCGGACAAATTCTTATTGTTTCCGTTGCTGTGGTTATAGGAGTTCCTATAGGAATTCTTGCTGGAACCTTTCTTGCAGAATACGGTAAAGGGACAAAGCTTGCAAATATGGCAAGGGATATTTCAGATATTCTTATGAGTGTGCCTTCTATTGTTATAGGTACTTTTGTTTATGCTATCATGGTTGAACCTCTTGGACATTTTATGGGAATTTCAGGTTCTGTTGCTCTTGCCATTATGATGTTGCCAATTATAGTTAGAACAACAGATGACATGCTCAACATGGTTCCGAAAGAGCTGAGAGAAGCTGCGTATGCTCTTGGTGCTACAAAATCAAAAGTTATAACCTCTGTTGTTTTTAAAAGTGCAATGACAGGAATCGTTACGGGAGTGATTCTTGCAGTTGCAAGGATTGGCGGTGAAACAGCTCCGCTTCTTTTCACATCCTTTAATAATAACTTTCTAACTTTTGATATGACACAGCCGATGGCTTCTTTAACAGTTACAATGTACGATTATGCAATGAGTCCCTATGATTACTGGCAGAAGCTTGCCTGGGCGGCTGCTATTCTTTTAACAGCCGGAGTTTTATCCTTAAATCTTCTTGGAAGGGCTTTTGCTAAGTGGAAGTTTAAGAAATAA
- the pstC gene encoding phosphate ABC transporter permease subunit PstC, translating to MEGKNRIYMGDLIFKYLALASTLIVVVSLFAIGFALYKEAAPAIHKFGFFNFIMSKEWNPPLEEFGGLPAIYGTIVSTIISIVLSVPVAIGIAIFLTEISPNSLRTPIGTAIELLAAIPSIIYGMWGLFYFAPIVRDYVQPFLHATVAKIPVIGELFAGFTPGIGLFTASLVLAVMILPFTAAISRDSFNMVPPILKESAYALGATRWDVMKDVVIPYAKLGVIGGIILSLGRAMGETMAVTFVMGNNPVIPRSILEPATSITVTLANEFAEADTKIYLSSLFLLALILFIMSFIIIAIGKFVFLKKVERGR from the coding sequence ATGGAAGGAAAGAATAGGATTTACATGGGAGATCTCATCTTTAAATATCTGGCGCTTGCTTCAACTTTAATCGTTGTTGTTTCTCTTTTTGCTATAGGATTTGCCCTTTATAAGGAAGCAGCACCTGCTATTCATAAGTTCGGCTTTTTTAATTTTATAATGTCAAAAGAGTGGAATCCTCCCCTTGAGGAGTTCGGGGGATTGCCGGCGATATATGGTACTATTGTAAGTACCATTATTTCCATTGTTTTGTCCGTTCCTGTTGCGATAGGAATTGCTATTTTTCTTACGGAGATTTCTCCAAACAGTTTGAGGACTCCTATTGGAACAGCGATAGAACTTCTTGCAGCTATTCCAAGTATTATTTACGGTATGTGGGGTCTTTTCTATTTTGCTCCTATAGTTAGAGACTATGTTCAGCCATTTCTCCATGCAACAGTTGCAAAGATCCCTGTGATAGGGGAACTGTTTGCAGGATTTACTCCGGGGATAGGCCTTTTTACAGCATCCCTTGTTCTTGCTGTTATGATTCTTCCTTTCACTGCTGCTATTTCAAGAGATTCTTTTAATATGGTTCCGCCTATACTTAAAGAGTCTGCTTATGCCCTTGGTGCAACAAGGTGGGATGTTATGAAGGATGTTGTTATTCCTTACGCAAAACTTGGAGTGATAGGTGGAATTATCCTTTCCCTCGGAAGAGCTATGGGAGAAACGATGGCTGTTACGTTTGTGATGGGTAATAATCCTGTGATACCCCGCTCAATTCTTGAACCTGCAACATCAATTACTGTTACTCTTGCAAATGAGTTTGCCGAGGCAGATACTAAAATTTACCTTTCAAGTTTATTTCTTCTTGCCCTTATTCTTTTCATAATGAGCTTTATTATTATTGCCATCGGGAAATTTGTGTTTCTTAAAAAAGTTGAGAGGGGTAGATAG
- the dnaE gene encoding DNA polymerase III subunit alpha, translating to MKIGKGDFVHLHLHSQYSILDGAIKIEEMAKKTKELGMPAVAVTDHGNMFGSLELYNTCKKYEIKPIIGQEFYIAKGSRFDRKEAGEKGSYHLVLLAKNEKGLKNLMKLSSIAFIDGFYYKPRIDKEVLEKHSEGLIALSACIQGEIPLLYLQGKKEEAEKAAKWYKELFGEDFYLEIQDHGMREQKIANKGVIEIARKLDIDLVATNDAHYLNKEDWEAHDILLCIQTGKKLKDEKRMRFPTKEFYFKNGEEMLRIFKEVPEAILNTLKVAEKIDINLGNSEYHLPEYQIPEGYTYETYLKELAEKGLEKRFEELGIKDGETKRKYKERLYHELKIINDMGFPGYFLIVWDFINWAKKNGIPVGPGRGSAAGSLVAYAIGITDIDPIRFNLLFERFLNPERVTMPDIDVDICQDGRDRVIQYVREKYGNDKVCQIITFGTLKPKGVVRDVGRVLDIPYGEVDRIAKLIPNDAKTIEDALEKAPELKELVEKEELYQKMVKIASKLQGLTRQTGVHAAGVVITPETLTNFIPLARSKEGDITTQYEMGQVESLGLLKMDFLGLKTLTIIDKTVKLVEKTRGIKIDLKKLPLNDEKTYQLLQEGNTVGVFQLESPGMRNLMKRLKPESIEDIVALVALYRPGPLNSGMAESYIKRKHGEEPVDYIFPELEPYLKETYGLFIYQEQIMQIANVLAGYSLGEADLLRRAMGKKKKEIMEQQREIFVKRAVERGYPKDKVEKLFDDIAKFAEYGFNKSHSAAYGYLAYITAYLKAHFPQELLATMMSIDYDNADEIVKLTKDCKENGIEILPPDINKSAAKFTIENGKIRFGLAGIKGVGEKAAEAIVQAREKEGEFKDLYDFCEKVDMRQVNRKVLEALIKAGAFDSTGYNRATLLNTLDRAMAAAQSIQKTKSKGLMSLFGDETPVIQKEYNETEEWPERVKLEYERSAIGFYLSGHPLLEYLSIVPFKFDTSSHKDEWKDEQEVTIAGAITGVKTRRTQRGEMWANVEITDLEGVLNVLVFPNVYKEISEILTEGNVVIIKGTVRKEEGTVSIIAKEIGRFEKKIAEVVNRIVLKIDGGKLDDQLLERLKSFLLENSSPDGKPVIIELKNNGYIIQLQTHPDFSVPIDAATIRGLKKLIGEKQIKIV from the coding sequence ATGAAGATAGGTAAAGGAGATTTTGTTCACTTACATCTTCACTCACAATACTCAATATTAGACGGTGCAATAAAAATAGAAGAGATGGCTAAAAAAACAAAAGAGCTGGGAATGCCAGCTGTTGCAGTCACAGACCACGGAAATATGTTCGGATCCCTTGAACTTTACAATACATGCAAAAAATATGAAATAAAACCTATCATAGGCCAAGAGTTTTATATAGCTAAAGGCTCCCGTTTTGACAGAAAGGAAGCAGGAGAAAAGGGAAGCTACCACCTCGTCCTTCTTGCAAAAAATGAAAAAGGCCTTAAAAACTTAATGAAATTAAGTTCAATAGCATTTATTGACGGCTTCTACTACAAACCAAGAATAGACAAGGAGGTTCTTGAAAAGCACAGCGAAGGATTAATAGCTCTCTCAGCATGTATTCAGGGTGAAATCCCTCTCCTTTACCTGCAGGGAAAAAAAGAAGAAGCTGAAAAAGCTGCAAAGTGGTATAAGGAACTTTTTGGAGAAGACTTTTATCTTGAGATCCAAGACCACGGAATGAGAGAACAGAAAATAGCCAATAAAGGAGTTATAGAGATAGCAAGAAAACTTGATATAGACCTTGTAGCCACAAATGACGCTCACTATCTCAACAAAGAAGACTGGGAAGCCCATGACATTCTCCTCTGCATCCAGACAGGAAAAAAGCTAAAAGATGAAAAGCGAATGCGATTTCCCACAAAAGAGTTTTACTTTAAAAACGGCGAAGAGATGCTCAGAATTTTTAAAGAAGTCCCTGAAGCAATTTTAAACACTCTCAAAGTAGCAGAGAAAATTGACATAAACCTTGGAAACTCAGAATATCACCTTCCAGAATATCAGATTCCAGAAGGATATACCTACGAAACATACCTTAAAGAACTTGCCGAAAAGGGACTTGAAAAAAGATTTGAAGAACTTGGCATAAAAGATGGCGAAACAAAAAGAAAATACAAAGAAAGGCTTTATCATGAGTTAAAAATTATAAACGATATGGGCTTTCCGGGATATTTCCTTATTGTATGGGACTTTATCAACTGGGCAAAGAAAAACGGTATTCCTGTCGGACCCGGAAGGGGTTCAGCCGCCGGTTCTCTTGTAGCCTATGCAATAGGAATAACAGATATTGACCCTATCAGATTTAATCTTCTCTTTGAACGATTTCTGAATCCTGAAAGGGTAACAATGCCGGACATCGATGTTGATATCTGTCAGGATGGAAGAGACCGGGTCATCCAATATGTAAGAGAAAAGTATGGAAATGATAAAGTATGCCAGATAATAACGTTTGGAACATTGAAACCAAAAGGTGTAGTAAGAGATGTTGGAAGAGTTCTTGATATTCCTTACGGTGAAGTTGACAGGATAGCAAAACTGATACCAAACGACGCAAAAACGATAGAAGATGCGCTTGAAAAAGCCCCGGAACTTAAAGAGCTTGTTGAAAAAGAGGAACTCTACCAGAAAATGGTAAAAATAGCATCAAAACTTCAGGGACTTACAAGACAAACTGGTGTTCACGCAGCAGGTGTCGTTATCACCCCGGAAACACTAACAAACTTTATTCCCCTTGCAAGAAGTAAAGAAGGTGACATAACCACACAGTATGAGATGGGACAGGTTGAAAGTCTCGGCCTTCTAAAAATGGACTTTTTAGGGTTAAAAACACTCACCATAATAGATAAAACAGTTAAGCTTGTAGAAAAAACAAGAGGGATAAAAATAGATCTGAAAAAACTTCCCCTTAACGATGAGAAGACATATCAACTTCTTCAGGAAGGAAACACCGTAGGTGTGTTCCAGCTTGAATCTCCCGGAATGAGAAATTTAATGAAAAGATTAAAACCTGAATCCATAGAAGACATCGTTGCCCTTGTTGCTCTCTATAGACCTGGACCTTTAAACTCAGGTATGGCAGAAAGTTACATAAAAAGAAAACACGGAGAAGAGCCTGTTGACTACATATTCCCTGAACTTGAACCGTATCTTAAAGAAACCTACGGATTATTTATCTACCAGGAACAGATTATGCAGATAGCAAACGTCCTTGCCGGTTACTCCCTCGGGGAAGCGGACCTTTTACGCCGTGCCATGGGTAAAAAGAAAAAAGAGATAATGGAACAACAGCGAGAAATCTTTGTTAAAAGAGCTGTTGAAAGAGGCTATCCAAAAGATAAAGTGGAAAAGCTTTTTGATGATATTGCAAAATTTGCAGAATACGGTTTTAACAAATCCCACTCAGCAGCTTATGGTTACCTTGCATATATAACAGCTTATCTGAAAGCTCACTTCCCTCAAGAACTTCTTGCAACAATGATGTCCATTGATTATGACAACGCAGATGAAATAGTTAAACTTACAAAAGACTGTAAAGAAAACGGTATAGAGATACTACCGCCTGACATAAACAAAAGCGCAGCAAAATTCACAATAGAAAATGGAAAAATAAGATTCGGGCTTGCAGGAATAAAAGGAGTGGGAGAAAAAGCAGCTGAAGCAATTGTTCAGGCAAGGGAAAAAGAAGGAGAATTTAAAGACCTCTACGACTTTTGCGAAAAAGTTGATATGAGACAGGTGAACAGAAAAGTGCTTGAAGCCCTTATAAAAGCCGGAGCATTTGACTCAACAGGATACAACAGGGCCACACTTTTAAACACTCTTGATAGAGCTATGGCTGCAGCTCAGAGCATCCAGAAAACAAAAAGCAAAGGCTTAATGAGTCTTTTCGGAGATGAAACCCCTGTTATTCAGAAAGAGTACAACGAAACAGAAGAGTGGCCAGAAAGGGTAAAACTTGAATATGAAAGGTCTGCCATAGGCTTTTACCTATCGGGACATCCACTTCTTGAATACCTGTCTATAGTCCCGTTTAAATTTGACACATCCTCTCATAAAGATGAGTGGAAAGATGAGCAGGAAGTAACGATAGCAGGTGCCATAACAGGAGTTAAAACAAGAAGAACCCAGCGGGGAGAGATGTGGGCAAACGTGGAAATTACAGACCTTGAAGGTGTGCTTAACGTATTAGTATTTCCAAATGTTTATAAAGAAATATCTGAAATCCTGACCGAAGGTAATGTGGTAATAATAAAGGGAACTGTTAGAAAGGAAGAGGGAACTGTATCCATCATTGCAAAAGAGATAGGAAGATTTGAGAAAAAGATAGCAGAAGTCGTAAACAGGATTGTACTGAAAATAGACGGTGGGAAACTGGACGATCAGTTGCTTGAAAGATTAAAGAGTTTTCTCCTTGAAAACAGCTCACCAGATGGAAAACCGGTAATTATAGAACTTAAAAACAACGGCTATATAATACAACTTCAAACACACCCGGATTTTTCTGTTCCTATAGATGCAGCAACAATTAGAGGTTTAAAAAAGTTAATAGGAGAAAAACAGATAAAAATCGTTTAA
- a CDS encoding acetyl-CoA carboxylase carboxyltransferase subunit alpha, producing MAVLLEFEKKVERLRRKIEELKEKGKHDPAVIREIEEKFKRKIEEFYSNLTPWDRVLLARHPDRPHAIDFINNVFKDFIELHGDRHCGDGKAIVAGFAQFKGIPVCVIGQEKGRDTKDKIRRNFGMPTPEDYRKALRVMKLAEKFRKPIITLVDTPGAFPGIEAEEHGQSEAIARNLLEMAKLTVPVVSVVIGEGGSGGALAISVANRLLMFENAIYSVISPEGCAAILWQSQDKVKEAAEALKLTSTQLKELGIVDDIIPEPLEGAHKDYKFTFQKFEEYVSKHLNDLLKMSPQELKEDRYQKFRKIGAF from the coding sequence ATGGCTGTTTTGTTAGAATTTGAAAAGAAAGTAGAAAGATTGAGAAGGAAAATAGAAGAATTGAAAGAGAAAGGAAAACACGACCCTGCTGTGATAAGAGAGATAGAGGAAAAGTTCAAAAGAAAAATAGAGGAGTTTTACTCCAACCTAACTCCGTGGGACAGAGTGCTCCTTGCAAGACATCCAGACCGCCCTCACGCAATAGACTTCATAAACAATGTTTTCAAAGACTTTATAGAACTTCACGGGGACAGACACTGCGGTGACGGAAAAGCTATAGTTGCAGGATTTGCACAGTTTAAAGGTATTCCTGTATGCGTAATAGGACAGGAAAAGGGCAGGGATACAAAAGATAAAATCAGACGGAATTTTGGAATGCCGACTCCTGAAGATTACAGAAAAGCGTTAAGAGTTATGAAGCTTGCAGAGAAATTCCGAAAACCGATAATAACCCTTGTTGACACCCCCGGAGCTTTTCCCGGTATAGAAGCAGAAGAACACGGACAATCTGAAGCGATAGCAAGAAATCTTCTTGAAATGGCAAAGCTTACAGTCCCTGTTGTAAGCGTTGTTATAGGTGAAGGGGGAAGCGGAGGAGCCCTTGCAATAAGCGTTGCAAACAGACTTCTCATGTTTGAAAACGCCATCTATTCTGTAATCTCCCCTGAAGGGTGTGCAGCTATTCTCTGGCAGTCGCAAGACAAAGTAAAAGAAGCAGCAGAAGCCCTAAAATTAACGTCAACACAGCTTAAAGAACTTGGAATAGTAGATGATATTATTCCTGAACCCCTTGAAGGGGCACATAAAGACTACAAATTCACATTCCAGAAATTTGAAGAATATGTATCAAAACACCTAAATGACCTTTTAAAGATGTCACCACAAGAGCTTAAAGAGGACAGATATCAGAAATTCAGAAAAATAGGGGCATTCTAA
- the rpsB gene encoding 30S ribosomal protein S2 has protein sequence MKELLEAGVHFGHQKERWNPKMKRFIFTERNGIHIIDLQKTLKYFDEAYDFVADLIANGGTILFVCTKKQGQDIVKEEAERCGMYYINKRWLGGIITNFETIKKSIFKLKMLKKMEEEGIFEKLPKKEAMKLRRKKEKLEKYIGGIENMKKIPDALFIVDVVREENAVTEARKAGVPIVALVDTNADPDLIDYPIPANDDAIRAIRLLTSRIADAVLEGKMRRDAIKLAEGEEFVEEEAEFVPEEE, from the coding sequence ATGAAGGAACTTCTTGAAGCAGGGGTTCATTTCGGCCACCAGAAAGAGAGATGGAACCCCAAAATGAAGAGATTTATCTTCACAGAGAGAAACGGAATCCACATTATTGACCTTCAAAAAACACTCAAATACTTTGATGAAGCTTACGATTTTGTTGCCGACCTTATAGCAAACGGCGGAACAATTCTTTTCGTGTGCACAAAGAAGCAGGGACAGGACATTGTTAAAGAAGAAGCTGAAAGATGTGGAATGTATTACATCAACAAGAGATGGCTTGGTGGAATAATTACAAACTTTGAAACAATAAAGAAAAGCATTTTCAAATTAAAAATGCTTAAGAAGATGGAAGAAGAGGGAATCTTTGAAAAGCTTCCAAAGAAAGAAGCTATGAAACTGAGAAGAAAAAAAGAGAAGCTTGAAAAGTATATCGGTGGAATTGAAAATATGAAGAAAATTCCAGACGCTCTCTTTATCGTTGATGTTGTGAGAGAAGAGAACGCGGTAACTGAAGCAAGAAAAGCTGGAGTTCCAATTGTTGCCCTTGTTGACACAAACGCTGATCCAGATCTTATAGATTACCCAATTCCTGCAAACGATGATGCTATCAGGGCAATAAGGTTATTAACATCAAGAATAGCCGATGCTGTTCTTGAAGGAAAAATGAGAAGAGACGCAATTAAACTTGCTGAAGGCGAAGAGTTTGTTGAAGAAGAAGCTGAATTTGTTCCAGAGGAGGAATAA
- the tsf gene encoding translation elongation factor Ts produces the protein MAEITTEKIKELRAKTGAGIVDCKKALQEADGDIEKALEILRKKGAAKAAKKADRATAEGIVVSYIHAGGKVGALVEINCETDFVARTDDFKALGHEIAMQVAAMNPKYVSREEVPAEIIEKEKEILKEQALAEGKPEHIVEKIVEGRLNKFYSENCLLEQPWIKDDSKTIGDLVKEYITKLGENIKVKRFCRFGVGE, from the coding sequence ATGGCCGAAATTACAACAGAAAAAATTAAAGAACTAAGAGCAAAAACAGGAGCCGGTATTGTTGACTGTAAAAAGGCTCTCCAGGAAGCTGACGGAGACATAGAAAAAGCTCTTGAAATTTTAAGAAAGAAAGGAGCAGCAAAGGCTGCCAAAAAAGCTGACAGAGCAACTGCTGAAGGAATCGTAGTATCCTACATCCACGCAGGTGGAAAAGTTGGTGCCCTTGTAGAAATCAACTGTGAAACAGACTTTGTTGCAAGAACAGATGACTTTAAAGCACTCGGCCATGAAATAGCAATGCAGGTTGCTGCAATGAATCCTAAATATGTAAGTAGAGAAGAAGTTCCTGCCGAAATTATTGAAAAAGAAAAAGAGATTCTCAAAGAGCAGGCTCTTGCTGAAGGAAAGCCTGAACACATAGTAGAAAAGATAGTTGAAGGAAGATTAAACAAGTTCTATTCTGAAAACTGCCTCCTTGAACAGCCGTGGATCAAAGATGACAGCAAAACAATTGGTGACCTTGTGAAGGAATACATTACAAAGTTAGGTGAGAACATCAAAGTTAAAAGATTTTGCAGATTCGGAGTTGGGGAATAA
- the pyrH gene encoding UMP kinase yields the protein MENLKYRRILLKLSGEALQGEKNYGIDPEFLGNLADEIEKVVKLGVELAIVIGGGNIFRGMKGATQGMDRATADYMGMLATVMNALALQDALEKRGLKTRVLSAIEMREIAEPYIRRRAIRHLEKGRVVIFAAGTGNPFFTTDTAAALRAAEINADILLKATKVDGVYTADPMKDKNAVKLDKISYKDVIVKGIKVMDSAAVSLCMENGIPIVVFDVRKPGNLEKVVKGENVGSLVEGEAL from the coding sequence ATGGAAAATCTTAAATATCGGAGAATCCTACTTAAACTCAGTGGAGAAGCTCTTCAGGGAGAGAAAAACTACGGAATAGACCCAGAGTTCTTGGGAAATCTTGCAGATGAGATTGAAAAAGTTGTAAAGCTTGGAGTAGAATTGGCCATAGTCATAGGCGGTGGTAACATTTTCCGCGGAATGAAAGGCGCCACACAGGGAATGGACAGGGCAACTGCCGACTATATGGGAATGCTTGCGACGGTTATGAACGCTCTTGCCCTTCAAGATGCTTTGGAAAAAAGAGGTCTTAAAACAAGAGTTCTCTCGGCTATTGAAATGAGGGAAATCGCAGAACCTTACATAAGAAGAAGGGCTATAAGGCATCTTGAAAAGGGAAGGGTGGTTATATTCGCCGCAGGAACAGGAAATCCATTTTTCACAACAGATACTGCAGCCGCGCTGAGAGCTGCTGAAATAAACGCAGATATACTCCTTAAAGCAACAAAAGTTGATGGTGTTTATACAGCAGACCCTATGAAAGATAAAAATGCTGTAAAACTTGACAAAATATCGTATAAAGATGTTATAGTTAAAGGTATAAAGGTTATGGATTCTGCTGCCGTGTCCCTCTGTATGGAAAACGGAATACCTATAGTGGTGTTTGATGTAAGGAAGCCGGGTAATCTTGAAAAGGTTGTAAAAGGCGAAAATGTAGGTTCACTTGTTGAAGGGGAGGCATTATGA